The nucleotide sequence CTGGAAGACAGGCCTTACGGCGTGAAAATGGTAAATCCTTGGTGTATACGTAGAGCAGATCATCGAACTGTTGattcaaagaaatgaaaaatcaatTCTGTTACCATATTTCTTACTCCTTTTAAGCTACCAAAAATCATCAATAGATATCCCAAAGTTTAAACCTTTGGAGTGAACGAACTACTGAAAGTGAAATGACAAGAAACTAATTGAAACCCATTAACAGAGGAGGTAACGcagataaaagaaaaagtaagtGTAATCGAACAGAAGACTCAGCAGAATAGTAATGAGAGCTACAAGGACTGAACcaaaaatatgtgtttgtgcagtagattgattatgttataataACATCTCTTGAAGACGAAGAATAAGTGAGAAAGGAAATCGCTTTACCTCTTTCTTCTGGAGATTTCGAAAATTTCtagagatttttcttttgcGTTGCGAACGAGATAGAAGAAGGATGAACAGAgtgacttctttctttctgtgagagacgaagaagatgttAGAAAATTTTAGTCACATTTTGGATTAATGGGCTTTTCATTGTAGCCCAAACCAAATGATGGGCTTAACTAACTTATACTCGCATAAGTTGTTTGTGTTATAAAATGGGGATTGTCTACGTCATTGATAAGACGGCACGTGAGTATTCTTCTATATAATAACAACGTGACGCTCGGCTACGTCATCCAAAATCTAATCCAGAAAATCTACCGTGGCCAAAACTCGCCAATCTTGCGGCTCTCATCCTTTTTAgcatttttacccttttttatttttattttttttaacctttattTTCTGTTAATATACTTTTTTGCACCAATCATATctcctacatatatatatatatatatatatatacacacacggatattaaattaaattctccAGATGAGTAACTTTTGtaaaagatattataaatatcaattattagagttagatatttatatataactcaatttttttaaaaagtatattaccAAATCCAGAAATTGAAATGGCTTTATATTCGTAATCTATAATTTCTATATAAGCAATGAAAATAAACTTCTTCAGTTTCCTTGAGGTTTTGGATAAATATGAATTATTTACACAAACttccaaaaaaactttataagcaaacaaaattgctttattgtttttttttttggcgtttAAAACGACAATAAGCTCCCCACCTACAGAGAGTTTTCTTCTCCTGCAGTCACACttataatctctctctctctctggtaaTATAGAGCAGCAGCACTCACTACTCACTTCTGTAATCGCGGAGTCTCCGAAGCTTCTTCTCCGGTAAATTTCTCACTACAACTCCTAAGTCGCTTCTCTTATTAGTCCAAATCTGAAGTTTCGCATGTTTTTTTAGTCAGTCGCGATCGAGAGTTGCAGTTTTTCTCAATGcaatcgatttctcaatttcgtgtttgtttgttagaTTAAATGCGATATTTTCTCTATTCTTTTtgactaatctttttttttttctctctctctgtttgtcATCATCTCTCTCGCAGTTACGTTTcgtttataaaacaaaaaaaaaaaagtcagagaGGAAAAATGCAATCGTCTACGTATGCGGTTGTTAAAGGAAACGCCGCGTTTGCGTTTCAGAGACGGAccaccttctcttcttcttcttcttctaacctCAACAGATCGGCGTCTTCTACCACCGGAATTCGCTTCCTCGGTAAGACTATCCCAACCGGACCTCTCTATTGCTCTGGTCTAAAAGCCATGGGAGCAAAGCTTGCACGTGCTGAAAACGGGATCCAAAGCGGTATGAGTTTATCTTCGGTCAAACCTCGATCTGTCAGAGCTCaagcttcctcctcctcctcctcctctggtTCGTCTTTCGCATTCTCTTCTATTATAATGTGATTTGCTTACTATAATAATTTGAAGATTCTAATAATGTATTGTTTTGGGAAcaatcttcttattattttaggTGGAGATGCAGAAGAAGCTGTACCTCTGAGATCTGAAGGGAAAAGCTCTGGTGGTTCTGTTTTGCCCTTTGTTGGTGTTGCTTGTCTTGGTGCTATACTGTTTGGTTATCATCTTGGGTATTTATGACTTTAAACTACTACACTTGAATCATTTTGTTTCTATAACTAGGTGTGATCATGGATGTTGCTAGATatagatgatgattatgatgttTCATTGGACTGAATCAGGGTAGTTAATGGTGCTCTTGAATACCTTGCTAAGGATCTTGGGATCGCCGAAAACACTGTTTTGCAAGGCAAGTTTATATGATCAGGCTTCTCTTACTCCTCCTGTTTGTATAACTGAATTGTGGCTTGACAGCACTTTGGTTCATGTTTTGATTAGTAGCCAAGTTAATAATttgtattctctttttttttttttttttttNNNNNNNNNNNNNNNNNNNNNNNNNNNNNNNNNNNNNNNNNNNNNNNNNNNNNNNNNNNNNNNNNNNNNNNNNNNNNNNNNNNNNNNNNNNNNNNNNNNNNNNNNNNNNNNNNNNNNNNNNNNNNNNNNNNNNNNNNNNNNNNNNNNNNNNNNNNNNNNNNNNNNNNNNNNNNNNNNNNNNNNNNNNNNNNNNNNNNNNNNNNNNNNNNNNNNNNNNNNNNNNNNNNNNNNNNNNNNNNNNNNNNNNNNNNNNNNNNNNNNNNNNNNNNNNNNNNNNNNNNNNNNNNNNNNNNNNNNNNNNNNNNNNNNNNNNNNNNNNNNNNNNNNNNNNNNNNNNNNNNNNNNNNNNNNNNNNNNNNNNNNNNNNNNNNNNNNNNNNNNNNNNNNNNNNNNNNNNNNNNNNNNNNNNNNNNNNNNNNNNNNNNNNNNNNNNNNNNNNNNNNNNNNNNNNNNNNNNNNNNNNNNNNNNNNNNNNNNNNNGGGTTGCTCTCTTTTGATTTCATTAGTGCAACAGCTCAGAGTGTGCAGACTATGATTGTGGGACGTCTGCTCGCAGGAATTGGAATCGGAATCTCTTCAGCCATTGTACCACTTTACATATCTGAGGTTGTTTTACTACTGTTTGCACCCTTAACTTAGATATTAGTTctgttttttatatgttatgttGCTGAAGCGTGTGCCGATGGGTGTCAGATATCACCAACGGAAATCCGCGGAGCTCTTGGATCTGTGAACCAGTTGTTCATATGTATAGGAATACTTGCAGCCTTGATAGCTGGATTACCCCTTGCAGCAAACCCTCTTTGGTATGTGAACTCCTTTATTCATCTAGCAATATTTTCTTTACTTGGTTCAGTATTGTGTTTATATAAGTTTCAATCTCTTGGTTTTCTAGGTGGAGGACGATGTTTGGTGTTGCATTTATCCCTTCCGTTCTACTAGCCATTGGAATGACTTTCTCGCCAGAAAGCCCAAGGTGGCTCGTTCAGGTACTCTCCAGGAACATAACTCACACAACTTATCCGAGATCAATTTTTTGACAAGTCGAGGAAATCAATTTTGCAGCAAGGAAAAATCTCTGAAGCTGAAAAGGCGATCAAAACTCTCTATGGTAAAGAAAGAGTGGTTGAACTAGTGCGTGACTTATCAACCTCTGGCCAAGGTGGTTCTGAGCCAGAAGCTGGATGGTTTGATCTATTCAGCAGCCGCTACTTTAAAGGTATTATTGTAAGACTGGGTGAATATACACTGTTTTGCAGATAATAAAAGCTGGCTGCACAAAGCCAAGATTTTCCTTTCAAACCTCATTTCGCAATGGTCTAATTTACATAGCTCCTTGTCTGTTCTTGTTGTAGTTGTAAGCGTAGGTGCAGCTCTCTTCTTGTTTCAACAGTTAGCTGGGATAAATGCAGTTGTGTACTACTCTACATCGGTGTTCCGTAGCGCTGGAATCCAATCTGATGTTGCAGCCAGTGCTCTTGTTGGAGCATCAAATgtctttggtttgttttctctccTGTGTTCCCATTGAATTCCAACATAACCACACAAATAACCGGGGAAAATGTGGTTGCAGGCACTGCTGTTGCTTCATCTTTGATGGACAAAATGGGAAGGAAAAGTCTTCTACTCACAAGCTTTGGTGGAATGGTATAAGTTTTATCATCATTCTCatccatattttaaaaaaatctcagaCCGCCTTACCATAGAAAGGCTAActtagatttgttattttttgtattgaaaAAGGCTTTGTCGATGCTGTTGCTCTCCTTGTCCTTCACATGGAAGGCTCTTGCTGCATATTCTGGAACCCTTGCCGTTGTTGGAACTGTTCTGTAAGTCAATCTCCTCTTAACATTTCTTTCTAGTCTCAGTGTATAGGACTTGACTAACTCTTATATGCTCGATTGTTTAACCAGATATGTGCTGTCATTCTCACTTGGTGCTGGCCCGGTACCGGCTCTTCTACTTCCAGAGATATTCGCATCCCGAATCAGAGCAAAAGCTGTTGCTCTTTCTCTCGGCATGCACTgggtatatatatctataattcAAAATAgagtttcttctctctgtttctaacgtttgtttttctttcccttttctctATAACAGATATCAAACTTTGTGATTGGACTCTACTTCTTAAGCGTAGTGACTAGATTTGGAATCAGCAGTGTCTACTTGGGTTTTGCCGGAGTCTGCTTCCTTGCTGTTCTCTACATTGCAGGAAACGTCGTTGAGACTAAAGGACGATCACTCGAGGAAATAGAGCTTGCCCTTACCTCTGGAGTTTAAATTTTaagctaaaaaagaaaaaccactTTGTTTCATCATTTAGCTTGTGAGTCGTTCGTTCTTTTAATCTACCACTCTTCTCAATCTTCAGTAAAATTGTACAATGAACTAAGTTATCAATAACGAGAGAAATCGATTCATCGAACTACATGTTGGCTTTCCTTTCCCACCTTTCCCTAGTATCTAGCCTGTTTCAATACAAAACAGCAAAAAGGATCGCATTAGCACAGTGTTCTCAATACCttgaagaaaattttaaaattcagtaAAAAAACTCACCCCCAAAACAGCTTTTGTGGCTTCTTCTTTGTTACTGTGACTACTGTCTTATCGTGATTCTGTTCTTCTAAGGTAGAAGAGGAAGTTGATTCTTTCAATTGCTTAGAGCTTTTTTCGCCATCTTCGATTGCTTTACTCTGACATTTCTTGCTCGCTGATTTCAGAACATAGAGCTTTTAGTCTGACTGTATATGAACTGCGAATTCACAAAGAGAgctgtatgtatatatatatatatacctttagGTGGTTTCTTATGAATCTTTGTACTGGCTTTTATTTGCATACGTCTCTTGTGTAGCTCCTAATAATCTCAAAAACATAACCAAATATGGCTTAAGTGATGATATCAGATCAAGAGATTTATATACGTAATCATCTTTACAATCTCATGATTactaccaaaagaaaaaaaaaatttaagtccCGAGTCGAAGAATCTGAAAATCTGACCTGTAATTTCGAAATTTGTTTCGGGGTGACGTTGGAACGATTGAAATTAGGTTGGAGAGATTGCGTTGACGCTAATAAAGCTTCTTTTCGATTCTCCTCTGCTTCTCTTTCGATCTCTTCGCTTGTCCTCGTCGTCGCCATGGTTTCTCCGTCGTCGGTCTTCATcgctttttttctttgagaatgATGGAAACGACGCCGGAtccttcttttccttcttttttcacattttctttaatattttagagaaaataCTGAAATTAGCCCCCAAAGAATACGCATGTTTAAATAACTACCTGAAAGTTTTTGAATTAATACATAATTGACCTAACATTTTCTTCAATTATCAATTATACCCAAAACTAGCTTTCATTAAGagatttttgtatttctttcgTAATTAATTGCTTAGTCTTAAATTTATTGTATCATAGATGGTGCCGAAAATAAATGGTCTATGTCTAACAGGCTTTGAgtagaagtaaaaaaaactatcaagCTAGAATGCTAGATCTTTAATTACTTTTGTGGCTTGACTAAGCAAAGTAATTAGCCCTTAAGATTCTTTTCTTAATCCACTAATCTAGTATGCCAATCATGACCACGAAGACTTAAGTAACCGATTTTTGTAATCAAAAATTCATATTTGACTCTCTATAActagaacaaacaaaaagagagagctcagagagaaagagacgaaAGTTCTGGCAATATGTGTCGTCGTTAAGTGCACCTAAAGTTAGGCATGAAACTCTCTTCTTGTTCCTTGGTTTGTGGGTCAGCACCGAACATTTTGCACGCTCTTCTCTACAAACTTTGTATTGCAACATTTTAATACTCGATTCAACCAAGTATTAATGAAAAATTCTTTTACTTTGGAGTAATTAACAAAGTCTAGCTAAGACTCTTTAGTTTTTAGTTTGAGTTATTTATTTTGCTAAttgttttggttcggttttaattAGActttcaaaaggagaaaaattagAACCCCAAACAcagattaataatttaatagatCACGAAAGATTAGGTTACATCCACCTCTCACAATTTTGATTCGGTAAAATTATGATTTGGTCAGActcaaatatacattttttttaacaacacaTCACCCCTTAGCTTATTTTGACAACATATCACCCTTACTTGAATTCCGTTACATTAACATGCATATTCATCACCCCTTACCTTATTTTGACGACATATCACCCTTACTTGAATTGCAATCTCTTACTCCGTCCTATGGGCAAGTTCAAATTTCTTCAAATCGTGTCAAAGGACCTAAGATCTAAGACCTAAGTTTTGTATTTAACATACTTATATATTGACCTGAgaacaaatgtaaaaaaactaaaaagtcaGCAGGTCAAGTCTTCATTCCAAAGTCTACccctattattatatataacttGCAAGAGCTCCTTTGACGTTGTCCAATACACTCCAAAtaccttgtttttttctttcttctttacaactTGTAATAACACATTTATAACTACAGCTGGTTGCAAAATCCTTAACGATCACaacaacctctctctctctctctctctctttaatttctttctttctctccctccCTACAATGGGAATTATTGATCATAAgagcaagaaagaagaagaacagtaCCCAATGATCTCAAAACCCTTGAGATCGATTCTCTTACAAAAGGGTAGTTATTTCTTAAGCTCGCTCTTCTTTGTAGTCGGTTTCTCGGTTGGTCTCTTCCTTTGTCTGCAACTAAAAGCCTTACACATGTCTACCACGACGACACAACGACAACCCTTATGGTCTACATTACTATTCAACCACACCACAACAACGATGGACATCATAGGAGAGTTGCCACTACGAGTACTTCAACACAACATGAGTGATCAAGAACTATTCACCAAGGTCGcgtcattatcatcatcaccaccatcatccttatcatcatcatcatcgtggTTTGGGAGGAgacataataataatgatgGGAAGATGGTGGTGAAGGTGGCTTTCATGTTCATGACAGGTGGAAGACTTCCATTGGCTGGCTTGTGGGAGAAGTTCTTTGAAGGACATGAAGGGTTTTATTCCATATATGTCCATACTACTAATCCATCTTTTCAAGATTCTTTCCCAGAAACTTCTGTCTTCTATTCAAGAAGAATCCCAAGCCAGGTGATAATTTAACAcctttaattttagttaaattacctctttctctttttcttaattactCTATTCATATTTAGTTACCCTGCTTTTACATATGATTAGTATACATCCAATTCAGGAATCATATCACTAGCTAGTTTCTCCATAGATATATTATCTCTTGGATTTGACAGGTTGGTTTTTCACGTGGCACGTGTATGAATCTTGATTCGACCCTTGCATAATGGTCCATGAAGGCATGAAcccatttgatatatattattctaacaTAAATACATTTCTTAATCTTGTTAAGAAAATTCTAACATAGACTATTCTCATATATAGAGAGAATAGTTTTAAATTGCTTCTCAATAGAAAATTTCTAGATATTATATAAACAGAAAAAGGTCGTATGAATCGAagctttttatgttttatactATACGTACGATGCATAAAGAAACCTGAATTAAAAAATCGTAAAATACTAACCAAAAAGGCTTGAattttttgatatgttttaaatattatttttaaaaaagatattgaTGTTGTTGGTTTGTGAATCAAAACAGCCAGTGTATTGGGGAACATCATCAATGATAGACGCAGAGAAAAGACTATTAGGCAACGCTCTTCTCGACGAATCGAACCAAAGATTTGTCCTCTTATCCGATTCTTGCATCCCACTCTACAATTTCACAACCATCTACGATTACTTAACCGGCACAAATCTCAGCTTCATTGGCTCGTTCGACGACCCAAGAAAATCAGGTAGAGGACGTTACAACCGTAATATGTATCCGCAAATCAACATCACACATTGGCGAAAAGGATCGCAATGGTTCGAAACAACTCGAGAGCTTGCTCTCCATATCATCGCAGACACGTTCTACTACAAAATATTCGATCAGCATTGTAAACCGCCTTGTTACCTGGACGAGCATTATATCCCAACTC is from Camelina sativa cultivar DH55 chromosome 20, Cs, whole genome shotgun sequence and encodes:
- the LOC104769876 gene encoding uncharacterized protein LOC104769876, producing MGIIDHKSKKEEEQYPMISKPLRSILLQKGSYFLSSLFFVVGFSVGLFLCLQLKALHMSTTTTQRQPLWSTLLFNHTTTTMDIIGELPLRVLQHNMSDQELFTKVASLSSSPPSSLSSSSSWFGRRHNNNDGKMVVKVAFMFMTGGRLPLAGLWEKFFEGHEGFYSIYVHTTNPSFQDSFPETSVFYSRRIPSQPVYWGTSSMIDAEKRLLGNALLDESNQRFVLLSDSCIPLYNFTTIYDYLTGTNLSFIGSFDDPRKSGRGRYNRNMYPQINITHWRKGSQWFETTRELALHIIADTFYYKIFDQHCKPPCYLDEHYIPTLVHMLHGEMSSNRTLTWVDWSKVGPHPGRFIWPDITDEFLNRIRLTDECVYHGRGGENITTTKCFLFARKFTAETLEPLLRISPF
- the LOC104769874 gene encoding uncharacterized protein LOC104769874, with the translated sequence MKTDDGETMATTRTSEEIEREAEENRKEALLASTQSLQPNFNRSNVTPKQISKLQELHKRRMQIKASTKIHKKPPKASKKCQSKAIEDGEKSSKQLKESTSSSTLEEQNHDKTVVTVTKKKPQKLFWGLDTRERWERKANM
- the LOC104769875 gene encoding plastidic glucose transporter 4 (The sequence of the model RefSeq protein was modified relative to this genomic sequence to represent the inferred CDS: added 132 bases not found in genome assembly), with protein sequence MQSSTYAVVKGNAAFAFQRRTTFSSSSSSNLNRSASSTTGIRFLGKTIPTGPLYCSGLKAMGAKLARAENGIQSGMSLSSVKPRSVRAQASSSSSSSGGDAEEAVPLRSEGKSSGGSVLPFVGVACLGAILFGYHLGVVNGALEYLAKDLGIAENTVLQGWIVSALLAGATVGSFTGGSLADKFGRTRTFQLDAIPLAVGAFLCATAQSVQTMIVGRLLAGIGIGISSAIVPLYISEISPTEIRGALGSVNQLFICIGILAALIAGLPLAANPLWWRTMFGVAFIPSVLLAIGMTFSPESPRWLVQQGKISEAEKAIKTLYGKERVVELVRDLSTSGQGGSEPEAGWFDLFSSRYFKVVSVGAALFLFQQLAGINAVVYYSTSVFRSAGIQSDVAASALVGASNVFGTAVASSLMDKMGRKSLLLTSFGGMALSMLLLSLSFTWKALAAYSGTLAVVGTVLYVLSFSLGAGPVPALLLPEIFASRIRAKAVALSLGMHWISNFVIGLYFLSVVTRFGISSVYLGFAGVCFLAVLYIAGNVVETKGRSLEEIELALTSGV